Proteins from a genomic interval of Zingiber officinale cultivar Zhangliang chromosome 1B, Zo_v1.1, whole genome shotgun sequence:
- the LOC122045161 gene encoding probable methyltransferase At1g29790, with amino-acid sequence MGSEDDHARLKPCHSQSTICSKLKILLLLLVTNLLSIFLFVRNFDWAAPAVHLRDSGILLRELNATQRQLPDSQSQVSLLSRRIGTANSLLETLLMEIGKVQRVAGSPEGELEKWASQLTGELKLVVGSHKLPFGYTPNIGSDELYPVLGSGCRLYEEELAEYMSYDVGGECPSDEVFSQRLMLKGCEPLPRRRCHPKSPAGYVEPAPVPESLWAIPADTSITWDAYTCKNYSCLVNRGKAQGSYDCKDCFDLQAGREKHRWVQGNGELDYAIDEVLAMKPAGTIRVGLDIGGGSGTFAARMWERNVTVVTSSMNLDGPFNNFIASRGLVAIYFSVAHRLPFYDNTLDLVHSMHVLSNWIPDAILEFALFDIYRVLRPGGLFWLDHFFCLGEQFNVTYVPMFERIGFWKRRWNAGRKLDRGIEMNEWYLSALLEKPMT; translated from the coding sequence ATGGGCAGCGAGGATGACCACGCCAGATTGAAGCCATGCCACTCGCAGAGCACGATATGCTCCAAGCTAAAgattctgctgctgctgctggtaACTAATCTGCTTTCAATTTTTCTCTTTGTCAGGAACTTCGATTGGGCGGCGCCGGCGGTGCATCTACGGGACTCCGGCATTCTCCTCCGGGAGCTGAACGCCACCCAGCGCCAGCTGCCCGACAGCCAGTCTCAGGTGTCTCTGCTCAGCAGGCGGATCGGGACCGCCAACTCCCTGCTCGAGACGCTTTTGATGGAGATCGGCAAGGTCCAACGGGTGGCGGGGTCGCCGGAAGGGGAGCTGGAAAAGTGGGCCAGCCAACTCACAGGCGAGCTCAAGCTCGTCGTTGGGTCTCACAAACTCCCCTTCGGGTACACCCCCAACATCGGCTCCGATGAGCTCTACCCGGTGCTCGGCAGCGGCTGTCGCCTGTACGAGGAGGAGCTGGCGGAGTACATGAGCTACGATGTGGGCGGCGAGTGCCCCTCCGACGAGGTGTTCTCGCAGCGGCTGATGCTGAAGGGGTGCGAGCCCCTGCCGCGGCGGCGGTGCCACCCCAAGTCGCCGGCGGGGTACGTGGAACCCGCGCCGGTCCCGGAGAGCCTGTGGGCGATTCCGGCGGACACGAGCATCACCTGGGACGCGTACACCTGCAAGAACTACTCGTGCCTGGTGAACCGGGGGAAGGCGCAGGGGTCGTACGACTGCAAGGACTGCTTCGACCTGCAGGCGGGGCGGGAGAAGCACCGGTGGGTGCAGGGCAACGGGGAGCTGGACTACGCCATCGACGAGGTTCTGGCGATGAAGCCGGCGGGGACCATCCGAGTGGGGCTGGACATCGGCGGTGGGTCGGGGACGTTCGCGGCGCGGATGTGGGAGCGGAACGTGACGGTGGTGACGAGCAGCATGAACTTGGACGGCCCGTTCAACAACTTCATCGCTTCGCGGGGGCTGGTGGCGATATACTTCAGCGTCGCGCACCGACTGCCGTTCTACGACAACACCCTCGACCTGGTGCACTCCATGCACGTCCTCAGCAACTGGATCCCCGACGCGATCCTGGAATTCGCGCTGTTCGACATCTACCGGGTGCTGCGGCCAGGCGGCCTCTTCTGGCTCGACCATTTCTTCTGCCTCGGCGAGCAGTTCAACGTCACCTACGTCCCCATGTTCGAGCGCATCGGATTCTGGAAGCGACGGTGGAACGCCGGCCGGAAGCTGGACCGCGGCATCGAGATGAACGAGTGGTATCTCTCCGCCCTCCTTGAGAAGCCCAtgacatag